From Pararhodobacter zhoushanensis, the proteins below share one genomic window:
- a CDS encoding c-type cytochrome, protein MSKSVLKILASTALAGLIAAPALAQTLGLGRAALPEEIAAWDVAVEPDGTGLPVGSGDVFTGEDLWVENCASCHGDFGEGAGAYPVIAGGEDTLTNRRPVKTVGSYWPYLSTVFDYVHRSMPFGNAQILSADDTYAIVAYILYSNAIVEDDFTLSNENFADVVMPNADGFYVDDRVETEFPIFVHDVCMSDCTAPVHITRRATDLQSTPEGAVTVFAPDRPSGVMDGAGAPEGGEGAAPAEAPVQEAAAEPAMPALDPELVAAGEGLWRQCRSCHQIGEGARNGTGPLLTDVLGRHAGGVEGFRYSNPMTQAGEEGLIWTPETLDAFLADPRGYMRGTRMSFRGLRDEADRQAMIAYLQSQSQ, encoded by the coding sequence ATGTCGAAGTCAGTTCTTAAGATCCTCGCGTCCACCGCGTTGGCCGGTCTCATCGCCGCTCCGGCGCTGGCGCAGACGCTTGGTCTGGGCCGCGCGGCGCTGCCTGAGGAGATTGCCGCCTGGGATGTCGCGGTCGAGCCTGACGGCACCGGCCTGCCCGTCGGCTCGGGCGACGTGTTCACCGGTGAAGACCTGTGGGTCGAAAACTGCGCCAGCTGCCATGGTGACTTTGGCGAGGGTGCCGGGGCCTATCCGGTGATCGCAGGCGGCGAAGACACGCTGACCAACCGCCGCCCGGTCAAGACAGTGGGCAGCTACTGGCCGTATCTGTCGACGGTGTTCGACTACGTCCACCGCTCGATGCCCTTTGGCAATGCGCAGATCCTGTCGGCCGACGACACCTACGCCATCGTCGCCTATATCCTGTACTCGAACGCCATCGTTGAGGATGACTTCACCCTGTCGAACGAGAATTTCGCCGACGTCGTGATGCCCAACGCCGACGGCTTCTATGTCGATGACCGGGTTGAAACCGAGTTCCCGATTTTCGTGCACGACGTCTGCATGAGCGACTGCACCGCGCCGGTGCACATCACCCGCCGCGCCACCGATCTACAATCGACGCCCGAGGGCGCGGTGACGGTCTTCGCACCGGATCGGCCCAGCGGCGTCATGGACGGTGCCGGTGCGCCTGAGGGTGGCGAGGGTGCCGCCCCGGCTGAGGCGCCGGTACAGGAAGCCGCAGCCGAGCCTGCAATGCCCGCGCTCGACCCCGAATTGGTCGCTGCCGGTGAAGGTCTGTGGCGTCAGTGCCGCAGCTGTCACCAGATCGGCGAGGGCGCGCGCAATGGCACGGGTCCGTTGCTGACGGATGTGCTGGGTCGCCATGCCGGTGGGGTTGAAGGCTTCCGCTATTCCAACCCGATGACTCAGGCCGGCGAAGAGGGGCTGATCTGGACGCCCGAGACGCTGGACGCCTTCCTTGCCGATCCGCGCGGTTACATGCGCGGCACGCGGATGTCGTTCCGGGGGCTGCGCGACGAGGCTGATCGTCAGGCGATGATCGCCTATCTGCAAAGCCAGTCGCAGTAA
- a CDS encoding fused MFS/spermidine synthase, translating into MQRLWGLVTIQATVAAASLIVEIVAGRMLAPYVGMSLYTWTSVIAVVLAGFSVGHWAGGRMAEWSPEAALKGNGWAMLGAAASTAAAVFILRGVAGTVIPALQSPVASIVVLTSLVFFLPSFFAGIPAPILSMIAVLRHPERKGRALGAMFAAGAWGAILGTLAAGFVFISWLGSVGTLAVVAAVYAVLGLMSLASASGLRGIVAGAAAALVPFGLVLGGLSLPNPCTVESDYFCIRVIDEGTTQAPVRLMVLDHLVHGAADGLDPTAMLTPHGVMLEGLPRLRMEGREGWSAFLIGGGTYTVPRAWHARGTPVAVTVAEVDPAVTRAAIDYFWYDPGEDRIIHADARRTLAWEPAAYDVIIGDAFGDIAVPQHLITREFFALVDARLNPGGVYLMNVIDHMDRLDVLASIVTTARAVWPSVEVWADPAHDASENRRVFVLVAGDAPSPRSQIGGPDGAAVRIAASSLQAILDGRTPVTFTDDFAPIDRLLSDRGEG; encoded by the coding sequence ATGCAAAGACTTTGGGGGTTGGTGACCATTCAGGCAACGGTCGCCGCGGCAAGCCTGATTGTCGAAATTGTGGCGGGACGGATGCTGGCTCCCTATGTGGGGATGTCGCTTTATACGTGGACCTCGGTGATTGCCGTGGTGCTGGCCGGCTTTTCGGTGGGGCATTGGGCGGGCGGGCGCATGGCGGAATGGTCGCCCGAGGCTGCGCTCAAGGGGAACGGCTGGGCGATGCTGGGCGCGGCGGCCAGCACGGCGGCGGCGGTGTTCATCCTGCGCGGTGTCGCCGGGACGGTGATCCCCGCGCTGCAAAGCCCGGTGGCATCCATCGTGGTGCTGACTTCGCTGGTGTTCTTCCTGCCGTCCTTCTTTGCCGGTATCCCCGCACCCATTCTGTCGATGATCGCCGTGCTGCGTCATCCCGAGCGCAAGGGCCGGGCCCTGGGCGCGATGTTCGCGGCCGGGGCATGGGGCGCGATCCTGGGCACGCTGGCGGCGGGGTTCGTGTTCATCTCGTGGCTGGGCTCGGTGGGCACGCTGGCCGTGGTGGCGGCGGTTTATGCGGTGCTGGGGCTGATGTCGCTGGCCTCGGCCAGCGGGCTGCGCGGGATCGTGGCGGGCGCGGCGGCTGCGCTGGTGCCGTTCGGGCTGGTGCTGGGCGGGTTATCTCTGCCGAACCCCTGCACGGTCGAGAGTGACTATTTCTGCATCCGCGTGATTGACGAGGGCACCACGCAGGCGCCGGTTCGGCTGATGGTGCTGGACCATCTGGTGCATGGCGCGGCGGACGGGCTGGACCCCACCGCGATGCTGACGCCGCATGGCGTGATGCTGGAGGGCCTGCCGCGCCTGCGGATGGAAGGCCGCGAGGGCTGGTCGGCGTTCCTGATCGGCGGCGGCACCTATACCGTGCCGCGCGCGTGGCATGCGCGGGGCACACCGGTGGCGGTGACGGTGGCCGAGGTGGACCCGGCCGTGACCCGTGCCGCCATCGACTATTTCTGGTACGACCCGGGCGAGGACCGGATCATCCATGCCGACGCGCGCCGCACGCTGGCGTGGGAGCCTGCGGCCTATGACGTGATCATCGGCGACGCTTTCGGCGACATCGCCGTGCCGCAACACCTGATCACGCGGGAATTCTTCGCGCTGGTCGATGCGCGCCTGAACCCCGGCGGCGTCTACCTGATGAACGTCATCGACCACATGGACCGGTTGGACGTGCTGGCCTCGATCGTCACCACCGCGCGTGCGGTCTGGCCCTCGGTCGAGGTCTGGGCCGATCCCGCGCATGACGCATCCGAGAACCGCCGGGTGTTCGTGCTGGTCGCCGGGGACGCGCCGTCACCACGCTCGCAGATCGGCGGGCCGGACGGGGCGGCGGTGCGGATCGCCGCCAGCTCTCTGCAGGCGATCCTCGATGGGCGCACGCCCGTCACCTTCACCGACGATTTCGCGCCCATCGACCGGCTGCTCAGCGACCGGGGCGAGGGGTGA
- a CDS encoding Lrp/AsnC family transcriptional regulator, with the protein MLEEIDWKLLDLLQADARLSNQELAERVGLSASSCWRRVKALEEAGIIRAYRAEVDAAKAGLGFHAIIHITLTRHSGAVVERFTQEVMRHDEVLDCYATTGAMDYHLRVQCRDLQAFNDFMERSLFRQEGIAQVQTHLVLRPVKVQRSLPRP; encoded by the coding sequence ATGCTGGAAGAGATCGACTGGAAACTGCTGGATCTGCTGCAGGCCGACGCGCGCCTGTCCAATCAGGAACTGGCCGAGCGGGTGGGGCTGTCGGCGAGCTCGTGCTGGCGTCGGGTCAAGGCGTTGGAGGAGGCCGGGATCATTCGTGCCTACCGGGCCGAGGTAGACGCGGCCAAGGCCGGTTTGGGCTTTCACGCCATCATCCACATTACCCTGACCCGGCATTCGGGCGCGGTGGTCGAACGCTTCACCCAAGAGGTGATGCGCCACGATGAGGTGCTGGATTGCTACGCCACAACGGGGGCGATGGACTACCACCTGCGCGTGCAGTGCCGCGATCTGCAGGCGTTCAACGACTTCATGGAGCGCAGCCTCTTCCGGCAAGAGGGCATCGCGCAGGTGCAGACCCATCTGGTGCTGCGTCCGGTCAAGGTGCAGCGCAGCTTGCCCCGACCCTGA
- a CDS encoding indolepyruvate ferredoxin oxidoreductase family protein: MNAPLRPLDDYALDDRYTRPSGRVFLTGTQALVRAVLDQARRDKAAGLNTAGLVSGYRGSPLGGVDLEMWRQSRRLKAAQVEFLPAVNEDLAATAILGSQQVESDPLKEVQGVFGLWYGKGPGVDRAGDALKHGNAYGSSQHGGVLVVAGDDHGCVSSSMSHQSDVAFMAWFMPCLNPASVAEFLPFAEWGYALSRATGMWVGFKAVSDVVESAMSVELPADRVFRAPELDAYPGGLHYRWPDLPGMQIEERMEAKKRAVAAFAEANPIDRAEYDLPEARFGFVTTGKAHLDLIEALRLLGLDEAACRRLGIDLYKVGMVWPLARRDALRFVEGKDEVMIVEEKRGIIESQLKEYFYDWDGRKPRHMTGKNDELGERLVPWTSELTPRLLLPLIARRLHRLFPDEGFPARADAILGHKPQVLQIPGATRTPYFCSGCPHNTSTRVPEGSKALAGIGCHFMASWMGRETTSLIQMGGEGVNHAASSRFTGKNHVFQNLGEGTWYHSGSMAIRQSIAAGANITYKILYNDAVAMTGGQPVDGPVSVQAIAAVCRAEGVTRIALVSDDISKFSKSDYPAGTSFHDRDEMDAVQRELREIEGVTVLIYEQTCATEKRRRRKRGTLPDPQKFAVINPAVCEGCGDCSVASNCLSVEPIETDLGPKRRVNLSTCNKDFSCLDGFCPSFVTVEGADRRKPAPQARPEVEAALATLPLPALPEADSWDLLVTGVGGTGVVTVGQITAMAAHLEGRGVSVLDFTGFAQKFGPVLSYLRLARTPALLTQVRIDSASADALIGCDIVVSSSPKASTCLNPQTRAVVNLAEMPTGDIVLNRDASLKVPARLRALDGAVGDLGALNAGRVAEELLGDMVFANMLMLGFAWQRGLVPVGLDALLRAITLNGVAIAANTRAFALGRLAAVNPDLFREKTPEVEPVEHLINRRADALTTYQNAAYAARFRKALAPVMGDEARARLAANSLFKLMAYKDEYEVARLHRDPAFAQQIARDFGDGAKLSYHLAPPMLPGTDGRGRPKKRRFPGWAMRPAYAVLVRMKPLRGTALDPFGRTEERRMERGLIDWFEGLIQTAATRDESTARALLSAPMGIRGYGPVKEAAVVKVKAEVDSLLSQK, from the coding sequence ATGAACGCCCCCCTCCGCCCGCTTGACGACTACGCCCTCGATGACCGCTACACCCGCCCCTCGGGCCGGGTCTTTCTGACCGGCACACAGGCGCTGGTGCGCGCGGTGCTGGATCAGGCGCGGCGCGACAAGGCGGCGGGGCTGAACACCGCCGGGCTGGTCAGCGGCTATCGCGGCTCACCCCTGGGCGGTGTCGATCTTGAGATGTGGCGGCAGTCCAGGCGGCTGAAAGCGGCGCAGGTCGAGTTCCTGCCCGCCGTCAACGAAGACCTCGCCGCCACCGCCATTCTGGGCAGCCAGCAGGTGGAAAGCGATCCGCTCAAAGAGGTGCAGGGCGTTTTTGGCCTGTGGTACGGCAAGGGCCCGGGCGTTGACCGCGCCGGTGATGCGCTCAAGCACGGCAATGCTTACGGCTCCAGCCAGCACGGCGGCGTACTGGTCGTGGCGGGTGATGACCACGGCTGCGTCAGCTCGTCGATGTCGCACCAGTCGGATGTGGCTTTCATGGCGTGGTTCATGCCCTGCCTGAACCCGGCCTCGGTCGCGGAATTCCTGCCCTTCGCCGAATGGGGCTATGCCCTGTCGCGCGCCACCGGCATGTGGGTTGGCTTCAAGGCGGTCTCGGACGTGGTGGAAAGTGCCATGTCGGTCGAGCTGCCCGCCGACCGCGTGTTCCGCGCGCCCGAACTGGACGCGTATCCCGGCGGGCTGCACTACCGCTGGCCCGACCTGCCCGGCATGCAGATCGAAGAACGCATGGAAGCCAAGAAACGCGCCGTCGCCGCCTTTGCCGAGGCCAACCCCATCGACCGCGCCGAATACGACCTGCCCGAGGCGCGCTTTGGCTTTGTCACCACCGGCAAGGCGCATCTGGACCTGATCGAGGCGCTGCGCCTGCTGGGTCTGGACGAGGCTGCTTGCCGCCGTCTCGGCATTGATTTGTACAAGGTCGGCATGGTCTGGCCGCTGGCCCGCCGCGACGCCCTGCGCTTTGTCGAGGGCAAGGACGAGGTGATGATCGTCGAGGAAAAGCGCGGCATCATCGAAAGCCAGCTGAAAGAGTATTTCTACGACTGGGACGGCCGCAAACCGCGCCACATGACCGGCAAGAATGACGAGCTGGGCGAGCGGCTGGTGCCCTGGACCAGCGAGCTGACCCCGCGCCTCCTGCTGCCGCTGATCGCCAGGCGCCTGCACCGCCTGTTCCCGGACGAGGGCTTTCCAGCCCGCGCCGATGCCATCCTCGGCCACAAGCCGCAGGTGCTGCAGATCCCCGGCGCCACCCGCACGCCCTATTTCTGCTCGGGCTGCCCGCACAATACCTCGACCCGCGTGCCCGAGGGGTCCAAGGCGTTGGCGGGCATCGGCTGTCACTTCATGGCCAGTTGGATGGGCCGCGAGACGACCAGCCTGATCCAGATGGGCGGCGAAGGGGTGAACCACGCGGCCTCCAGCCGGTTTACCGGGAAAAACCATGTTTTCCAAAATCTTGGCGAGGGAACTTGGTATCATTCGGGCAGCATGGCGATCCGGCAATCCATCGCTGCGGGCGCGAATATCACCTACAAGATCCTCTACAATGATGCCGTCGCCATGACCGGCGGCCAGCCCGTCGACGGCCCGGTCAGCGTGCAGGCCATCGCCGCCGTCTGCCGCGCCGAGGGGGTAACGCGGATCGCGCTGGTCTCGGATGACATCAGCAAGTTCAGTAAATCCGACTATCCCGCCGGCACCAGCTTTCACGACCGCGACGAGATGGACGCCGTGCAGCGCGAGCTGCGCGAGATCGAGGGCGTTACCGTCCTGATCTACGAACAAACCTGCGCCACCGAAAAGCGCCGCCGCCGCAAGCGTGGCACCCTGCCCGATCCGCAGAAATTCGCCGTGATCAACCCGGCGGTCTGCGAAGGCTGCGGCGATTGCTCGGTCGCCTCGAACTGCCTGTCGGTCGAGCCCATTGAAACGGATCTGGGCCCCAAGCGCCGCGTCAACCTGTCGACCTGCAACAAGGATTTCTCCTGCCTCGACGGTTTCTGCCCCTCCTTCGTCACCGTTGAGGGCGCAGACCGCCGCAAACCCGCGCCGCAAGCCCGGCCCGAGGTCGAAGCCGCCCTCGCCACCCTGCCCCTGCCCGCGCTGCCCGAGGCGGACAGCTGGGATCTGCTGGTCACCGGTGTTGGCGGCACCGGCGTGGTCACGGTCGGCCAGATCACCGCCATGGCGGCGCATCTGGAGGGGCGCGGCGTGTCGGTGCTCGATTTCACCGGCTTTGCGCAGAAATTCGGCCCGGTGCTCAGCTACCTGCGGCTGGCCCGTACGCCCGCCCTGCTGACGCAGGTGCGCATCGACAGCGCCAGCGCCGACGCGCTGATCGGCTGCGATATCGTCGTGTCCTCGTCGCCCAAAGCCTCGACCTGCCTGAACCCGCAAACCCGTGCCGTGGTGAACCTCGCCGAGATGCCCACCGGCGACATCGTGCTGAACCGCGACGCTTCGCTCAAGGTGCCCGCCCGGCTGCGCGCTCTGGATGGCGCTGTCGGCGATCTGGGCGCGCTGAACGCCGGACGGGTGGCCGAAGAGCTTCTGGGCGACATGGTCTTCGCCAATATGCTGATGCTGGGCTTTGCCTGGCAACGCGGGCTGGTGCCGGTGGGGCTGGACGCGCTGCTGCGCGCGATCACCCTGAACGGCGTGGCGATTGCCGCCAACACCCGCGCCTTTGCGCTGGGGCGGCTGGCGGCGGTGAACCCGGATCTGTTCCGCGAAAAGACCCCTGAGGTCGAGCCGGTCGAACACCTGATCAACCGACGCGCCGACGCGCTGACCACCTACCAGAACGCCGCCTATGCCGCGCGCTTCCGCAAGGCGCTGGCGCCGGTGATGGGCGATGAGGCGCGCGCGCGTCTGGCCGCCAACTCGCTGTTCAAGCTGATGGCCTACAAGGACGAATACGAGGTCGCCCGTCTGCACCGCGATCCCGCCTTCGCCCAGCAGATCGCCCGGGACTTTGGCGACGGGGCCAAGCTGAGCTATCACCTCGCCCCGCCGATGCTGCCCGGCACCGACGGGCGCGGTCGCCCCAAGAAGCGCCGCTTCCCCGGCTGGGCGATGCGCCCGGCCTATGCGGTGCTGGTGCGCATGAAACCCCTGCGCGGCACGGCGCTGGACCCGTTTGGCCGGACCGAAGAGCGGCGCATGGAGCGCGGGCTGATCGACTGGTTCGAGGGGCTGATCCAGACAGCGGCAACCCGCGACGAAAGCACCGCGCGCGCGCTTTTGTCCGCCCCGATGGGGATTCGCGGCTACGGTCCGGTGAAAGAGGCTGCGGTAGTCAAGGTGAAGGCCGAGGTCGACTCGCTTCTTTCCCAGAAATAA